One Aegilops tauschii subsp. strangulata cultivar AL8/78 chromosome 7, Aet v6.0, whole genome shotgun sequence genomic window carries:
- the LOC120968315 gene encoding B3 domain-containing protein Os03g0164300-like, whose translation MAHMDTSSLGPEENGDNSEGASETSFILPKKPSLTPAQEQKLLEKVEAIDPRVPLYVVILDRTNACRGLLTFGTNYASRYLNKNPAAGKKSVISLVLQLEGESRTWDTELQRKTDHTAIVEGWASFAGGNRLQEGDICLFKLMESEEPLKMMVYIIRAEECT comes from the exons ATGGCACACATGGATACGTCATCTTTGGGACCTGAAGAGAATGGAGACAATTCTGAGGGAGCTTCTGAGACCTCCTTCATACTGCCAAAGAAACCCTCTCTAACGCCAGCACAGGAGCAGAAGTTGCTGGAGAAAGTAGAAGCCATTGACCCGAGAGTTCCACTTTACGTCGTGATCCTGGACAGGACCAATGCTTGTCGCGGCTTACTA ACATTTGGCACCAACTACGCGTCAAGGTATCTCAACAAGAATCCTGCTGCCGGAAAGAAGAGCGTGATCAGTTTGGTGCTTCAGCTGGAGGGGGAGAGCAGGACATGGGACACGGAGCTGCAGCGCAAGACTGATCACACGGCGATTGTTGAAGGATGGGCGTCTTTCGCCGGTGGCaaccgcctgcaggagggcgacATCTGCCTCTTCAAGCTGATGGAGAGCGAGGAGCCGCTGAAGATGATGGTCTACATCATTCGTGCTGAGGAGTGTACTTGA